In a single window of the Syngnathus typhle isolate RoL2023-S1 ecotype Sweden linkage group LG19, RoL_Styp_1.0, whole genome shotgun sequence genome:
- the agtr1b gene encoding type-1 angiotensin II receptor — MENVTARTTKEINLTCGMSGNHNIIFTLVPIVYSCNFVIGMVGNCMVVAVIYCYMRLKTVANIFVLNLAVSDLTFLITLPMWATFTATGYHWPFGGFLCKTSAGLAMLNLYTSTFFLTALSIDRYLAIVHPVRSRRFRTVAYARITFVVVWLVALVLSVPTALTRDVLNVANTNNTLCGVLHPTSENRERLKGLLLAISLMKSLMGFLVPFVIIITCYCLIGRALVGARHIQKSSRSRDDEVLRMLAAAVLAFFLCWMPHQVFHLLQVLTQLMKMENCTLVEIIDTAMPFTICLAYLNSCVNPIVYGFVGRNFRKNCKRLLRCSPSRPTGGHPSISSKMSALSFRASEALSLTALKSKASSDGK, encoded by the coding sequence ATGGAGAACGTGACAGCAAGGACGACCAAGGAGATCAACCTGACATGCGGCATGTCCGGAAATCACAATATCATCTTCACCTTGGTGCCCATTGTGTACAGTTGCAATTTCGTCATCGGCATGGTGGGCAACTGCATGGTGGTGGCCGTCATCTACTGCTACATGAGGCTCAAGACGGTCGCCAACATCTTCGTGCTCAACCTGGCCGTTTCCGACCTGACTTTCCTCATCACGTTGCCCATGTGGGCCACATTCACCGCCACAGGCTACCACTGGCCGTTCGGTGGGTTTCTGTGCAAGACCAGCGCCGGGCTGGCCATGTTGAACTTGTACACCAGCACCTTCTTCCTCACGGCACTCAGCATCGACCGCTACCTGGCCATCGTGCACCCGGTGCGCTCACGACGCTTCCGCACGGTGGCCTACGCCCGCATCACCTTCGTGGTGGTGTGGCTGGTGGCCTTGGTCCTCAGCGTGCCCACAGCCTTGACACGGGACGTGCTCAACGTGGCCAACACCAACAACACATTGTGCGGCGTCCTGCACCCAACCTCGGAGAACCGCGAGAGGCTCAAGGGTCTCCTCCTGGCCATCAGCCTCATGAAGAGCCTGATGGGCTTCCTGGTGCccttcgtcatcatcatcacctgTTACTGCCTGATCGGGCGGGCGCTGGTTGGCGCCAGGCATATCCAGAAGAGCTCGAGGTCTCGCGACGACGAGGTTCTGCGGATGCTGGCCGCCGCTGTCCTGGCGTTCTTCCTGTGTTGGATGCCGCACCAGGTCTTCCACTTGCTGCAGGTTCTCACCCAACTCATGAAGATGGAAAACTGCACCTTGGTTGAAATCATCGACACGGCCATGCCCTTCACCATCTGCCTGGCTTATCTCAACAGCTGCGTCAACCCGATCGTCTACGGGTTTGTGGGACGCAACTTCCGCAAGAACTGCAAGCGGCTGCTGCGCTGCTCGCCGTCCAGACCCACTGGGGGACACCCCAGCATCAGCTCCAAGATGAGCGCCTTGTCCTTTCGGGCCTCCGAGGCTCTGAGCCTGACTGCCCTGAAAAGCAAGGCTTCGTCCGATGGGAAGTAA
- the cpb1 gene encoding carboxypeptidase B produces the protein MRILLLFRLVAVALANVARFDGEQVLRLKPVLDQHVTLIKDLAQTIEVDFWRPESVELVTIDTDVDIRVPALYQDMVLIMLLQSDMEHEVLIDDLQSAVEDQADNEASPRSHSYINYNSWDKVQAWIASISSSNPSLISKQVIGNTFEGRPMTLLKLGKKSSFAKPAIFMDCGIHAREWISPAFCQWFVKEALSTYGKDSQMTNLLNQMDVYVLPVFNIDGYDYTHKSNRMWRKTRSRRSGSSCIGADPNRNWNAGWCTIGASSKPCSDTFCGYKPESEIEVKNVADFIRANKSIIKAYITIHSYSQLLLFPYSYTYELAAHHSELLKIAQGASAALRGLYGTRYTSGPGAATIYPAAGGSDDWAYDLGVKYSFTFELRDTGRYGFLLPESQIKPTCEETMLAVKHIAAYVQKNLY, from the exons ATGAGAATCCTCCTGCTTTTCAGACTGGTCGCCGTGGCCCTGGCGAACGTCGCTCGCTTCGACGG CGAACAAGTGCTGCGTCTGAAACCAGTTTTGGACCAACATGTGACCCTCATCAAGGACCTGGCACAGACCATCGAG GTGGACTTCTGGAGACCCGAGAGCGTCGAGCTGGTGACCATCGACACGGACGTGGACATCCGTGTGCCCGCTTTGTACCAGGACATGGTGCTCATCATGTTGCTGCAAAGTGACATGGAGCATGA GGTGCTCATTGACGACCTGCAGTCTGCCGTTGAGGACCAGGCCGACAATGAGGCTTCACCCCGAAGCCACAGCTACATCAATTACAACAGCTGGGACAAG GTCCAGGCATGGATTGCATCCATTTCCTCTTCCAACCCGAGTCTGATCAGCAAGCAGGTGATTGGTAACACCTTCGAGGGACGCCCCATGACTCTCCTCAAG CTCGGCAAAAAGTCCAGCTTCGCCAAGCCCGCCATCTTCATGGACTGCGGCATCCATGCCAGGGAGTGGATCTCGCCTGCTTTCTGCCAGTGGTTTGTCAAGGAG GCTCTGTCCACCTACGGCAAAGATTCTCAGATGACCAATCTGCTCAACCAGATGGATGTCTACGTCCTTCCAGTCTTCAACATTGACGGCTATGACTACACCCACAAGAGC AACAGAATGTGGAGGAAAACCCGCTCCAGGAGATCTGGATCCAGCTGCATCGGAGCCGATCCGAACAGGAACTGGAACGCCGGCTGGTGCA CCATCGGAGCCTCCAGCAAGCCCTGCAGCGACACCTTCTGCGGCTACAAACCCGAGTCAGAGATTGAGGTCAAGAATGTGGCCGACTTTATCCGCGCGAACAAGTCGATCATCAAGGCCTACATCACCATCCACTCATACTCGCAGCTGCTGCTCTTCCCTTACTCGTACACGTATGAGCTGGCTGCGCACCACAGCGAGCTG CTGAAGATCGCACAGGGAGCTTCTGCCGCTCTTCGTGGTCTGTATGGAACCCGCTACACCAGTGGACCTGGAGCAGCGACCATCT ACCCCGCCGCCGGAGGCTCCGACGACTGGGCCTACGACCTGGGTGTGAAATACTCCTTCACCTTTGAGTTGCGCGACACCGGTCGTTATGGTTTCCTGCTGCCTGAGTCTCAGATTAAGCCCACGTGCGAGGAGACCATGCTAGCCGTCAAGCACATCGCTGCTTATGTGCAGAAGAacctctattaa